From the genome of Methanobrevibacter smithii ATCC 35061, one region includes:
- a CDS encoding DUF1819 family protein, with protein MSHSFWYLETKNTAEYLAEDISKKELMELSLTENIYQVDSERRARELTNVCYRRLNGFSNDLLIYLSTCDQNSGKLLVLISILRNDKLFFEFMHEVFREHIILGNYTIKDSDLDIFFMNKSNQSEVIENWKDTTLRKVKTNYKNFLIEADLLEKEEGNYKIILPFVDFKLKELLTQNNLTPFLNAISGGI; from the coding sequence ATGAGTCATTCATTTTGGTATCTTGAAACAAAAAACACTGCTGAATATCTAGCTGAAGATATTTCAAAAAAAGAGTTAATGGAGTTATCTTTAACTGAAAATATTTATCAGGTAGATAGTGAACGTAGAGCACGTGAATTGACTAATGTATGTTATCGTCGATTAAATGGATTTTCTAATGATTTATTAATATATTTATCAACTTGTGATCAAAATTCAGGTAAATTATTAGTTTTAATTTCAATTTTAAGAAATGATAAATTATTTTTTGAGTTTATGCATGAAGTCTTCAGAGAGCATATTATTTTAGGAAATTACACTATAAAAGATTCAGATTTAGATATTTTTTTCATGAATAAATCTAACCAAAGTGAAGTAATTGAAAATTGGAAAGATACAACTCTTCGAAAGGTTAAAACTAATTATAAAAATTTTTTAATTGAAGCAGACCTTTTAGAAAAAGAAGAAGGGAATTATAAAATTATTTTACCATTTGTAGATTTTAAATTAAAAGAATTATTAACTCAAAATAATTTAACACCATTTTTAAATGCTATATCTGGAGGAATCTGA
- a CDS encoding DUF1802 family protein, protein MSESITKCLNEWNATIEALGQGKQSILIRKYGTNVDDFLLFPTVSYALKDNYLDSFQEDYKDFVRENALPNKKDSKFEVKYYAKVEKVVEKSSTRIGSLNNYHIWTRDHVKSYLGNSKAQVWILRVYELESPQYLNRTRGMRYANVDMEVKLDDLKPVLSDSEFESILKGI, encoded by the coding sequence ATGTCAGAATCAATAACTAAATGTTTAAATGAATGGAATGCAACAATTGAAGCATTAGGTCAAGGAAAACAATCAATTTTAATTAGAAAATATGGTACAAATGTTGATGACTTTCTTTTATTTCCAACAGTAAGTTATGCCCTTAAAGATAATTATTTAGATAGTTTCCAAGAAGATTATAAAGATTTTGTTAGAGAAAATGCACTTCCAAATAAAAAGGATTCTAAATTTGAAGTAAAATATTATGCAAAAGTTGAAAAAGTTGTAGAAAAATCCTCAACTAGAATTGGTTCTTTAAATAATTATCATATCTGGACAAGAGACCATGTAAAATCATACTTAGGTAATTCAAAGGCACAAGTTTGGATTTTAAGAGTATATGAACTTGAAAGTCCCCAATATTTAAACAGGACCCGTGGAATGAGATATGCTAATGTAGATATGGAAGTTAAATTGGATGATTTAAAACCTGTATTGTCTGATAGTGAATTTGAAAGTATTTTAAAAGGGATTTAA
- the brxC gene encoding BREX system P-loop protein BrxC: MQIKNMFEKDIDRDIKGVIKVGQNDDENIYQELDEYVVTNELLKHFTKFFSSYNKGIQSPTDDIGVWISGFFGSGKSHFLKILSYILDSNLKVHGRRPIDFFKEDGKIKDSMVIGDMEAATNVSSDVVLFNIDSKSSSQSSSNKDDILNVFVKVFNEMQGYCGGMPFLADFEKKLDAKNKFEEFKTEFENINGMDWEESRDEFYFISDDIIQSVVNIGFMSENEANNWASKAEENFKYSIEDFANEVNEYCINKGNNHHVIFLVDEVGQYIADDTKLMLNLQTIVEELGIKCHGKAWVVVTSQQNIDDITRDIKGMDFSKIQGRFKTRLSLSSSNVDEVIRRRILAKTDVAQQTLEAEYPSFEPILKNILTFEKSAEMKTYENARDFANIYPFVPYQFNRVQDVLTSIREHSSSGKHMADGERSMLALFQESAIEIKNGSEGQLVPFNIFYNAIEQFIDHTNSQVINKARDNKELYPFDVEVLKVLFMIKYVKEIKSTSKNLTTLLISNINEDRLELQNKVDKSLSRLLEQTLIQKNGEVYSFLTNEEQDINREIKNQIVDNGEVLDNAANRIFQEIYPKNKYRYSNRYNFQFNQSIDNKKINNREFDIGMRIITPFYTSDLSDCSQATFEESNMHNILKGLSESNNEVVVHLLSDLTVFDEIKEALQIQKYLTKKSAEMKVELRSRKQEEYNDKIERIKLFLESSIKDAIIYIKGDKVDIAEKNVESRLDESMGKLVDKVYNKLSYMDFAPDKSDIKKELTNEYQQTLIASETKAMNAVNDMDSYISDQSKLHNTLTLKSLINRYSKAPYGFVNLDVQWLLASLFAQKRIVLTINSDEISLRNTDASKILDYLTKNEYLEKLLVSEKEVIDSSKIRKVKEVLKEVYSLNLTHDNDERIMDEFKRVNTSKIEEIDKCLLEFRISNKYPGKSILEESKELFNDANNKKNTLQFYNYVSDNDEEFLDLADDLDPVLAFFNGSQKAIFDESCEVYKVYEENINLINDSDLSDVASEIYRIISMPNPYSNIRKLPELNNKFTTHFDEILEDKKTIILNGIKEDYESIKLRLNTDELKAKFENKFISEFDSLKNKLDSEKNIAIIDGITMESENLKNNCIHEIDLFINSITPIYPPEGAINKPVSPQPIPVEVDVDIKTITLSPKVKIESEDQIDEFLQKVKTELKNKLENADIINLKL; encoded by the coding sequence ATGCAAATAAAAAACATGTTTGAAAAGGATATCGACAGGGATATCAAAGGAGTAATTAAAGTCGGTCAAAATGATGATGAAAATATTTATCAGGAACTGGATGAATATGTTGTTACAAATGAACTATTGAAACATTTTACTAAGTTTTTTTCAAGTTATAATAAGGGAATACAAAGTCCCACTGATGATATTGGTGTTTGGATTTCAGGGTTCTTTGGAAGCGGTAAATCTCACTTTTTAAAAATTTTATCATATATTCTAGATAGTAATCTTAAAGTTCATGGAAGAAGACCAATTGATTTTTTCAAGGAAGATGGAAAAATCAAAGATTCAATGGTTATTGGAGATATGGAAGCTGCAACAAATGTTAGTTCTGATGTAGTTTTATTTAATATAGATTCTAAATCATCATCACAATCAAGTTCAAATAAAGATGATATTTTAAATGTATTTGTAAAAGTTTTTAATGAAATGCAGGGCTATTGCGGAGGAATGCCCTTTTTAGCAGATTTTGAAAAAAAATTAGATGCAAAAAATAAATTTGAAGAGTTTAAAACAGAATTTGAAAATATCAATGGAATGGATTGGGAAGAATCAAGAGATGAATTCTACTTTATAAGTGATGATATTATACAAAGTGTTGTAAATATTGGATTCATGAGTGAAAACGAAGCTAACAATTGGGCTTCAAAAGCAGAAGAAAACTTTAAGTATTCAATTGAAGATTTTGCAAATGAAGTAAATGAATACTGTATCAATAAAGGAAATAATCATCATGTAATATTTTTAGTAGATGAAGTTGGACAATATATAGCAGATGATACTAAATTAATGCTAAACTTACAAACTATAGTTGAAGAATTAGGAATTAAATGTCATGGAAAGGCTTGGGTTGTTGTTACAAGCCAACAAAACATTGATGACATCACCAGAGACATAAAAGGAATGGATTTTTCTAAAATTCAGGGAAGATTTAAAACACGTTTATCCCTATCCTCTTCAAATGTAGATGAAGTAATTAGGAGACGGATTCTAGCAAAAACTGATGTTGCCCAACAAACTTTAGAAGCAGAATATCCAAGCTTTGAGCCTATTTTAAAAAATATTTTAACTTTTGAAAAATCTGCAGAAATGAAAACATATGAAAATGCAAGAGACTTTGCAAATATCTATCCATTTGTTCCTTATCAATTCAATCGTGTTCAGGATGTTTTAACATCAATAAGGGAACATTCCTCATCAGGAAAGCATATGGCTGATGGTGAGCGTTCAATGCTTGCACTCTTCCAAGAATCTGCAATTGAAATTAAAAATGGTTCTGAGGGCCAATTAGTTCCATTCAATATATTTTATAATGCTATTGAACAATTTATTGATCATACTAACAGTCAGGTAATTAATAAAGCACGGGACAATAAGGAATTGTATCCTTTTGATGTTGAAGTTTTAAAAGTACTTTTCATGATTAAATATGTAAAAGAAATTAAATCTACATCTAAAAATTTAACCACATTGTTAATTTCTAACATTAATGAAGACAGACTGGAGTTACAAAATAAAGTAGATAAATCATTATCCAGATTACTTGAACAAACTTTAATCCAAAAAAATGGGGAGGTTTATTCATTTTTAACAAATGAAGAACAAGACATTAATCGTGAAATTAAAAATCAGATAGTTGATAATGGTGAAGTTTTAGATAATGCTGCAAATAGGATTTTCCAAGAAATTTACCCTAAAAACAAATATCGTTATAGCAATAGATATAATTTCCAATTTAATCAATCAATTGATAATAAAAAGATTAATAATAGAGAATTTGATATTGGAATGAGAATAATTACTCCGTTTTATACATCAGATTTAAGTGATTGCTCTCAAGCTACTTTTGAAGAAAGTAATATGCATAATATTTTAAAAGGATTATCAGAATCTAACAATGAAGTTGTTGTACATTTACTTTCTGATTTAACAGTATTTGATGAAATAAAAGAAGCACTGCAAATTCAAAAATATTTAACTAAAAAAAGTGCTGAAATGAAGGTTGAACTCAGAAGCAGAAAACAAGAGGAATATAATGATAAAATAGAAAGAATCAAATTATTCCTTGAATCTTCTATTAAAGATGCAATAATTTATATTAAAGGAGATAAAGTAGATATTGCTGAAAAAAATGTTGAATCAAGACTTGATGAATCAATGGGCAAGTTAGTTGATAAAGTTTATAATAAATTAAGTTATATGGACTTTGCACCTGATAAAAGTGATATTAAAAAAGAATTAACAAATGAATATCAGCAGACACTGATAGCTAGTGAAACAAAAGCTATGAATGCAGTAAATGATATGGACAGTTATATTTCAGATCAGTCAAAACTACATAATACTCTTACACTAAAAAGTCTAATAAACAGATATTCAAAAGCTCCTTATGGTTTTGTCAATTTGGATGTGCAATGGTTACTTGCTTCATTATTTGCACAAAAAAGAATTGTCTTAACAATTAATAGTGATGAAATTTCTTTAAGAAATACTGATGCCTCCAAAATTTTAGATTATTTAACAAAAAATGAATACTTAGAAAAACTATTAGTATCTGAAAAAGAAGTTATTGATAGTAGTAAAATTAGGAAAGTTAAAGAAGTTTTAAAAGAGGTTTACAGTTTGAATTTAACTCATGATAATGATGAAAGAATCATGGATGAATTTAAACGTGTTAATACATCTAAAATTGAAGAAATTGATAAATGTCTTTTAGAATTTAGAATATCAAATAAATATCCTGGCAAATCAATATTGGAAGAATCAAAAGAATTATTTAATGATGCTAACAATAAGAAAAACACATTGCAATTCTATAACTATGTGTCTGATAATGATGAAGAATTTTTGGATTTGGCTGATGATTTAGATCCTGTTTTAGCATTCTTTAATGGAAGTCAAAAAGCTATTTTCGATGAATCCTGTGAAGTATATAAAGTTTATGAAGAAAATATTAACTTAATCAATGATTCTGATTTATCAGATGTTGCATCTGAAATTTACAGAATTATTTCAATGCCAAACCCTTATTCAAATATTAGAAAACTACCTGAATTAAACAATAAATTCACTACACATTTTGATGAAATATTAGAAGATAAAAAAACAATTATTTTAAATGGAATAAAGGAAGATTATGAAAGTATCAAATTAAGACTAAATACTGATGAGTTGAAAGCTAAATTTGAAAATAAATTTATATCTGAATTTGATTCACTTAAAAATAAATTGGATTCAGAAAAAAATATTGCTATTATTGATGGAATCACAATGGAATCAGAAAATCTTAAAAACAATTGCATCCATGAAATTGATTTATTTATTAATTCTATAACTCCTATTTATCCTCCAGAAGGTGCAATAAATAAACCAGTATCTCCACAACCAATTCCTGTGGAAGTGGATGTGGACATTAAAACAATAACATTATCACCTAAGGTTAAAATCGAATCTGAAGATCAAATTGATGAATTCTTACAAAAAGTAAAAACAGAACTTAAAAATAAATTAGAAAATGCAGATATTATTAATTTAAAACTATGA
- the pglZ gene encoding BREX-1 system phosphatase PglZ type A, with translation MNLEEIENRINSIIDEAYHRQIVFWYDENQEFIEDINNIQLNNAKLHILKDNNLIKTKYQIEFEDKNSNYLVYAPFSQPDDNENYLADLIHYAVPFSADKIEMIGQELGISPEFYHLLKKYSLFWNAKSRVNAFKDLNVSFTELNIKQAILAVLSNQKTLNFDYIVREVIINNFNEENEIIKNFEKYNILEDFWELISRKFKYSEDNPSVKRLVRFLILNYTANSYRGSTPKSWDEYLVSDKNNASIFISEFMNNANYSEYYDRIARELESKLNITSLSKTNIDSYINCDSFERFDENIINHYTELLFETKVDLGAEFKEILENRKKTHFYLKYEDNYEVLKYANLFISLINEFMRSELPEKPEEIIKEYSEKWVYLDSYYRKFYYFYDKLDDTEYLEDLRQLVENLYVNRFLSVINPKFTKKLAEKPISELDIPKQWKFFKQHIPTSIRKHKTAVIISDAFRYGCAVELFAELEKDPTRTPEIKPMLSTIPSYTALGMASLLPNKEIVYEGDTILVDGMNCRSTDERNNILSSNVNEVIAISYEDVDKLKSKEFKELTKGLNLIYIYHNKIDARGDHAPSENEVFNAAQETIEDLEVLIKRLRNQGNFAKIFITADHGFIYKRDKLKEHDKVNLDKFPEKKHKRFILSEKPLKIDGAVSLSMEYLNMDKYVNVPIGADVFKAQGAGLNFVHGGASLEECIVPLLEVKAGKGAKNQRTVELQLISTKNTITNYDVMLTFFQKENVSQDVLPLEASVYFIDEENNKISGEQIIFADKNSDSAEDREFKEKFRLLQKQYDKSKNYYLIIRDLKEDVEVDRIPFTIDMAFQDGFDFF, from the coding sequence ATGAATCTTGAGGAAATTGAAAACCGGATAAATTCAATTATTGATGAGGCATATCATCGCCAAATTGTCTTTTGGTATGATGAAAATCAGGAATTTATAGAAGATATTAATAATATTCAATTAAATAATGCTAAGTTACATATCTTGAAAGACAATAATTTGATTAAAACTAAATATCAAATAGAATTTGAAGATAAAAATTCTAATTATCTTGTTTATGCTCCATTCTCCCAACCTGATGATAATGAAAATTATTTAGCGGATTTAATCCATTATGCAGTTCCATTTTCTGCTGATAAGATTGAAATGATTGGACAAGAATTAGGGATTTCTCCTGAGTTTTATCATTTGCTTAAGAAGTATTCTTTATTTTGGAATGCTAAATCAAGAGTTAATGCATTTAAAGATTTGAATGTTTCTTTTACTGAATTAAATATTAAACAAGCTATTTTAGCAGTTTTATCTAATCAGAAAACTTTAAATTTTGATTATATTGTTCGTGAAGTGATTATCAATAATTTTAATGAAGAAAATGAAATTATAAAAAACTTTGAAAAATATAATATCTTAGAAGATTTCTGGGAGTTAATTTCAAGGAAATTTAAATACTCAGAAGACAATCCATCTGTGAAAAGACTTGTTAGATTCTTAATTTTAAATTATACTGCAAATTCATATCGAGGATCAACTCCAAAATCATGGGATGAATATTTAGTTTCTGATAAAAACAATGCTTCCATATTTATTAGTGAATTTATGAATAATGCAAATTATTCTGAATATTATGATAGGATAGCTAGAGAATTAGAATCAAAACTTAATATTACAAGCTTAAGTAAAACAAACATTGATTCTTATATAAATTGCGATTCATTTGAAAGATTCGATGAAAATATAATTAATCATTACACTGAATTATTATTTGAAACTAAAGTGGACTTAGGTGCTGAATTTAAAGAGATTTTAGAAAACAGAAAGAAAACTCATTTTTATTTAAAATATGAGGATAATTATGAAGTTTTAAAATATGCAAATTTATTTATTTCTTTAATTAATGAGTTTATGCGAAGTGAACTTCCAGAAAAACCTGAAGAAATTATTAAAGAATATTCTGAAAAATGGGTTTACTTAGATTCATATTATAGGAAATTCTATTATTTCTATGATAAATTAGATGATACTGAGTATCTTGAAGATTTAAGGCAATTAGTTGAAAATTTATATGTAAACCGTTTTTTAAGTGTAATTAATCCTAAATTTACTAAAAAATTAGCTGAAAAACCAATTTCTGAGTTAGACATTCCAAAACAATGGAAGTTCTTCAAACAACATATTCCAACTTCAATTAGGAAACATAAAACTGCAGTTATTATTTCAGATGCATTTAGATATGGCTGTGCAGTTGAATTATTCGCAGAGCTTGAAAAAGATCCAACAAGAACTCCTGAGATTAAACCAATGTTATCTACTATTCCATCATATACTGCATTAGGTATGGCATCACTTTTACCTAATAAAGAAATTGTTTATGAAGGTGATACAATATTAGTTGATGGAATGAATTGCAGGTCAACTGATGAGAGGAATAATATTTTAAGTTCAAATGTTAATGAAGTAATTGCCATATCTTACGAAGATGTGGATAAATTAAAATCTAAGGAATTTAAAGAATTAACAAAAGGATTAAACTTAATTTATATTTACCACAATAAAATTGATGCTAGAGGAGACCATGCTCCTTCTGAAAATGAAGTGTTTAATGCGGCTCAAGAAACAATTGAAGATTTAGAAGTATTAATTAAAAGATTAAGAAATCAAGGTAATTTTGCTAAAATCTTTATTACAGCAGATCATGGATTTATTTATAAACGTGACAAATTAAAAGAGCATGATAAAGTTAATTTAGATAAATTCCCAGAAAAAAAACATAAACGTTTTATTTTATCTGAAAAACCTTTAAAAATAGATGGTGCAGTTTCCTTATCTATGGAATATCTAAACATGGATAAGTATGTTAATGTTCCGATAGGTGCAGATGTATTTAAAGCACAGGGTGCTGGACTTAATTTTGTTCATGGTGGAGCTAGTTTAGAAGAATGTATTGTTCCATTGCTGGAAGTTAAAGCAGGAAAAGGTGCTAAAAACCAAAGGACTGTAGAACTTCAATTAATTTCAACTAAAAATACTATTACAAATTATGATGTAATGTTAACATTTTTCCAAAAAGAAAATGTTTCACAAGATGTTTTACCATTGGAAGCTTCAGTTTACTTCATTGATGAGGAAAATAATAAAATATCTGGTGAACAAATAATCTTTGCTGATAAAAACTCTGATTCAGCAGAAGATAGGGAATTTAAAGAAAAATTCAGATTGTTACAAAAACAATATGATAAATCTAAAAATTATTATTTAATTATTAGAGATTTAAAAGAGGATGTTGAAGTTGATAGAATTCCATTTACAATAGATATGGCTTTTCAAGATGGATTTGATTTTTTTTAG
- a CDS encoding DUF1788 domain-containing protein, whose protein sequence is MNIDEKLSKIEPKIKEPSFLENKGLSNEVGYYIFDYDPKYELKVREEVSRIKNKINNSSYAFTIKEFDLYEIIIDILNERGYLEKVFNFEEKKGIEFTTKAIISLLKLNSDNNNVIVNYILERTPDNCVVFLTGVGKAYPILRSHNVLNNLHQKLDEVPVVLFFPGQYSGRELVLFNTIEGSNYYRAFPLIR, encoded by the coding sequence ATGAATATTGATGAGAAGCTTAGTAAAATTGAACCAAAAATTAAAGAGCCTTCATTTCTTGAGAATAAAGGTTTAAGTAATGAAGTAGGTTATTATATTTTTGATTATGATCCGAAATATGAACTTAAAGTTCGTGAAGAAGTTTCAAGGATTAAAAATAAAATCAATAATTCAAGTTATGCATTTACTATTAAAGAATTTGATTTATATGAAATTATCATTGATATTTTAAATGAAAGAGGTTATTTAGAAAAAGTTTTTAATTTTGAAGAAAAAAAAGGGATAGAATTTACAACTAAAGCAATTATCAGTCTTTTAAAATTAAATTCAGATAACAATAATGTTATTGTAAACTATATTTTAGAGAGAACTCCAGATAACTGTGTTGTATTTTTAACTGGTGTTGGAAAGGCTTATCCAATATTAAGATCACATAATGTTTTAAATAACTTACATCAAAAGTTAGACGAGGTTCCAGTTGTTTTATTTTTCCCAGGACAATATTCTGGTAGAGAATTAGTTTTATTTAATACTATTGAAGGAAGTAACTATTATCGAGCATTTCCATTGATTAGGTGA
- the pglX gene encoding BREX-1 system adenine-specific DNA-methyltransferase PglX, with amino-acid sequence MFKNAKEYGSILDIKNINFDELFNDIGTYESDKNNLNQYKYQNEIQLMKNIIQQSKFLVKNYDIVATNPPYMGNSGMNPNLKDYLKKNYPNSKSDLFAVFIEKCHDFCNEKGFVAMITQQSFMFLSTFEKLRVELINNHTIINMAHLGAHAFEEIGGEVVQATTFVNKNNLIENYKSTFHRLTEFNSESKKEEEFHNDENKFILSQSIFNLAPSFEFIFWENHNILNSFKLYPPLSKYGKPSRGLATYNDNKFLRYWYEVSFNKIGFGCSSVDDSIKSKKKWFPYNKGGDYKKWYGNNNFVVNFYNGGEEIKKSGKGAFSNINYYFKKGLTWSRISSSYFGVRYHDVGFIIGDAGPSVLMNDDSNIFYIFGILLSNFTLRIISALNSTMTFQVGDLNKVPINMNNHEKENIEKLVKSCIYISKEEWDEFELSWDFKNHYAIKFSQDSFENTFFKYMDFKNNQYNKLKKNEFILNNLINKIYNITDIQDSVVSIKNEITLTKIHLEEFVKSFISYAVGCMFGRYSLDNEGLQFAGGEFNINNYSKFIPDDDNIIPVLDSEYFEDDIVNRFVEFVKTCFGEETLEENLDFIANALAKNKKPSREKIRDYLLKNFFNDHKKTYKKCPIYWQFSSGKENGFNCLVYMHRYEPSLVARIRTDYLHKTQKAIEQAIANCDNIINHSSSKQEVVKATKDKAKLQKQLKETQEYDEALSHIANRNIEIDLDDGVKVNYAKFQNVQVSKEGKKSKKINLLKKL; translated from the coding sequence ATATTTAAAAATGCAAAAGAATATGGTAGTATTTTAGATATTAAAAATATTAATTTTGATGAATTATTTAATGATATAGGTACTTATGAATCAGATAAAAATAATTTAAATCAATATAAATACCAAAATGAAATTCAATTAATGAAAAATATTATCCAACAATCAAAATTTCTTGTTAAAAATTATGATATTGTTGCCACAAATCCTCCATACATGGGAAATAGTGGTATGAATCCAAATTTAAAAGATTATTTAAAGAAAAATTATCCAAATTCAAAATCAGATTTGTTTGCAGTATTTATTGAAAAATGTCATGATTTCTGTAATGAAAAAGGTTTTGTTGCAATGATTACTCAACAATCATTCATGTTTTTATCAACATTTGAAAAATTAAGGGTTGAATTAATTAATAATCACACCATAATTAATATGGCTCATTTAGGAGCTCATGCATTTGAAGAAATTGGTGGTGAAGTTGTACAAGCAACAACTTTTGTTAATAAAAATAATTTAATTGAAAATTACAAATCAACATTTCACAGATTAACTGAGTTTAATTCAGAAAGCAAAAAAGAAGAAGAGTTTCATAATGATGAAAATAAATTTATATTATCACAAAGTATTTTCAATTTAGCACCTTCTTTTGAATTTATTTTTTGGGAAAATCACAATATCTTAAATTCATTTAAATTATATCCTCCATTAAGTAAGTATGGTAAACCTTCAAGAGGTTTAGCAACATATAATGACAATAAATTCTTACGATATTGGTATGAAGTATCTTTTAATAAAATAGGTTTTGGGTGTTCTTCTGTTGATGATTCTATAAAATCTAAAAAAAAATGGTTCCCTTACAATAAAGGTGGGGATTATAAAAAATGGTATGGAAACAATAACTTTGTTGTTAATTTCTATAATGGAGGTGAAGAAATTAAAAAATCTGGAAAGGGTGCTTTTAGTAATATTAATTATTATTTTAAAAAAGGATTAACATGGTCAAGAATTTCTAGTAGTTATTTTGGAGTGAGATATCATGATGTTGGTTTTATAATTGGTGATGCTGGACCGTCTGTTTTAATGAATGATGATTCAAATATTTTTTATATTTTTGGAATATTATTGTCTAATTTTACATTAAGAATAATATCTGCTTTAAATTCAACAATGACTTTTCAAGTTGGTGATTTAAATAAAGTTCCAATCAATATGAATAACCATGAAAAAGAAAATATTGAAAAATTAGTAAAATCCTGTATTTATATTTCAAAAGAGGAATGGGATGAATTTGAATTATCATGGGACTTTAAAAACCATTATGCAATAAAATTTAGTCAAGATTCATTTGAAAATACTTTTTTTAAATATATGGATTTTAAAAATAATCAATATAATAAATTAAAGAAAAATGAGTTTATATTGAATAATTTAATTAATAAAATTTATAATATTACTGATATTCAAGATAGTGTAGTGTCTATTAAAAATGAAATTACATTAACTAAAATACATTTAGAAGAATTTGTAAAATCATTTATTTCATATGCTGTTGGTTGTATGTTTGGTCGTTACTCTTTAGACAATGAAGGTTTACAATTTGCTGGAGGTGAATTTAATATTAATAATTACTCTAAATTCATTCCAGATGATGATAATATTATTCCAGTCTTAGATTCTGAATACTTTGAAGATGATATTGTTAATCGTTTTGTAGAATTTGTAAAAACATGCTTTGGAGAAGAAACCTTAGAAGAAAACCTTGATTTTATAGCTAATGCACTAGCTAAAAATAAAAAACCTTCAAGAGAAAAAATAAGAGATTATCTCCTTAAAAACTTTTTCAATGACCACAAAAAAACATACAAAAAATGTCCAATTTACTGGCAATTTTCAAGCGGCAAAGAAAACGGATTCAATTGTCTAGTTTATATGCACAGATATGAACCAAGTTTAGTTGCAAGAATCAGAACAGATTACTTGCATAAAACTCAAAAAGCTATTGAGCAGGCAATAGCTAACTGTGATAATATAATTAATCACTCATCATCAAAACAAGAAGTTGTAAAAGCAACAAAAGATAAAGCTAAACTTCAAAAACAATTAAAAGAAACACAGGAGTATGATGAAGCACTATCTCACATAGCTAATCGAAATATAGAAATTGACCTAGATGATGGTGTTAAAGTTAATTATGCTAAGTTCCAAAATGTCCAGGTTTCAAAAGAAGGTAAAAAATCTAAAAAAATTAACCTTCTAAAGAAACTTTAA